TGTTCTCTCGTTATTTAAATACGGCGCTAAGGAATTGTTCCTTCTCTTGTTTGTTTCTAAAAAGGTGAGATCATTTACGTTTGCTAATTTGACAACGTCCTCTCTAAAATTCATCGCTGACTTGACCTCTAAAACTGACTTAGTCAGAGCTGATATCAGAAATTGTCATTTCTTGTTCTCCCAGACGTAGCTTCTAAAACTGACTTTGTCAGATCTGATATCAGAAATTGTTATGTCGTGTTCCCATAAATTTAGCTGAATTGATAAATGATAGAATGATTgccacataaaattttgaaatcaaattttgaaattgacgGAGTGTAAATCTTATAATATGTGTAAACTCATTCCATCTATCACTTACCGTTCTCAATTATCATAATTTACTTTTTTTATCTTAATCCTAAGATGATCTGACGAAATACTAGGGACAATCGTATTCACCTATTGCCACAGAAATTGTCATGCCGTGAGTAAACATTTTCTGCTGTTCATGTTGTCACAAGTTTTCCAAACCTGCTGGCTCACCGTTATTTTCCAAGCCAACTTGTAGCGGATCCACCCGGAATTGGACTTCGCTCACTGGATTCCTCCCGCTGGACCGTTGGACGCCGGTGCCTTTAAAAGCACGCGTCAACCCGAACCAAGAACAAGCGTCGGACGTCCCACTTGTCGCGCTGACACCGTCAGTTGGATCTCGTCCAATCGCCCGATTCGGTTCGCACGATCTCGATCGTACGTACGGGATCGATCCGTCGGTCTTAAAGGCCATCGAAGCAGGAATATTTATGAAAACACCCGgttttttatataattatttataaaggaAAAAGGGTTGTCGACTCGAGCGGATTCGGAACGTCAGGAAAAGGGGTTTGTAGGAATATTAAATAGTACTGGGGGTTTATTTGTGTTTTTATTCGGCTGTCTTCTTCTcgtgaaataaataaatatatatatatatacattttgttgttgatttttcttttattttttaattctaatttttctttcgtcCATTTTCTCTCCTCGTTCTATCCTCTTCTCTGCCTCGAGTTTCCATTCTGTTGTTTCGGAGAAATTTTAGGGTTTTTTCTGAGTCCCGTCTCGCTTGGTTCGGTCGCGATCTTTGGAATCTAGTCCACAGCTGGCAAGAACGAAGTTTCCTCCGGATTCAGCGAGATTCAGGACTCTCTTTGGggaattttttcttcttcttctgccgTGGTTTTGGTTCCGGGTCTGGACTTGTTGGTTCTTCAATTGATTGGCATTGGAAAAAAGGTGGTATTTTTTTGATTGATAGCTGGGTTTCTTTTGGGCTTCAGTGTTGCGAAGGTTTGAAAAGGAATTGTTTATTACTTGAGGGGTTGTAGTAGTTCTAGAAGCTATACTTCTATTTCACTTCAAAGGATAAGAGAAGAGAGACATTGTTCAAGTCCGAGTCGATCTTTGCTTTGTGATGGTTTGTGTTCATCTTGCTTCAGGTATTTGGGGCAAATTTTAGCTTTTGAGCTTGCtctgttttttgttttgttttgttttgtttatgaTCCATAAGAATGTGGCAAATGTTGGAACCCTATTGTTGTCTGAAAGTTGGGACCTTTCCAATTGAAAGGTCATATCTTCTGGTTAACCGCAATTATATTGCTCTCTGACTTCGTAGAGATTTCTTCTTACTTGTTCTTCTGCATTGCCTCCGCTTAGTCCTAGAAGACGATATAGGAGGaatacatatgttatattgtctGTTTACCAGTGTTTCATCCTCATCCCTTACATATTGGTGAGGAATCTCAAGACCAACAAGAACCTGCATTGGAATTTAGCTTTGAAGATCTTGTTCATGAAGCTCTTAGGGTCAGTTGAGTGTATTCACCACTTAATGATTCtccttggactcaatgtattgcTGTTTGCATACCAGTATAAGGCCCAAGCACCAGGTGCATCTGCTGCGAGTTCATTGAATACACTTCTTCAGGATTATGCTTACCGTGCTCTGGTTCGCCCCATCACTGGAGTTACCTACAATGGTACTCTCCCTATGAATCTCACTGGTATGAGGATTGCAGCAGTAAGACTCAGGAGCGGGAGTTTGAGAAGGAAAGGAATAAGCTATAAGGAATTTCAGATCCCACTTGGTCTCATTGTGCAGCCCTATGTGGAAAGGCTGGTATTGGTGTATCACAATCTGGGTAATTGGTCATCTTTCTACTACCCTCTTCCTGGCTATACCTATCTGACTCCTGTTCTTGGACTACTTGCTTACGATGCAACAAATTTGTCCGCCATAAATTTGCCAGAACTAAGCATTGTGGTTTCAGGGTTATTCATCTCTATTAATTTCACAAGCGTAACTCCTGTTCGCAGTGGTGCCATAGCTAGATGTGTGTGGTTTGGTGTAAATGGCACATCTAATTTTCAGGAATTGGTATCAAGCAATACCTGTTCTTCAATATACGGCTTAGGCCACTTCTCCATTGTGGTTGACTCTAGTGAGATAGCTCCTTCAGAAGCACCTAGTTTACTGCCAGGGCCAGGTCCAGGGCCAGTGCCTAGCCCCAGTGGTTCTAAGAACAGCAATTCTAAGGCATGGAGAATTGTTGGGGGTGTCGTTGGTGGTCTTGTGGCTCTAGTTGTCTTAACGCTGTTTGTTTACTGTATACACCGCgctagaaagaaaaagaagatggtACAGTTGGAGCAGCATGCAGATGCAGGAGTACCTCTGCAAACAGCAAGGATTGGAAATACACCGATTCCTGTGGCTTCAGGGACTCGGACACAGCCACTCCTCGAGAATGAGCTTGTCGCTTAATTGATATTGCTTTTGCCAATTATGGAATCACTTCAAGGATGGAGCATCAGGAACTAGTTGGAGACTGTCTTTTCAGGTGTTTCATATGTAAAGAACCAGCAGCCTGCCATTGCTGTATTCCACATTGTCTTGCATTGGTTGAGATGGGGTTAAACTTTCATCATAGCTTGCGGTCTCCATTCTTTCTTGTAAAGTTGTTTGTGTTCAAATGGTTCCAGTCCTTATTTTTTCACTGTTCCAGTATTTTGTTGGTTGAAATATCTTATTGGCATGTAGAAAACCACCAAGAATATGACATTTGTTGCAACTGGAGATTTTTCTATTGTTGGCTGTCATGCTTAGAGAAATCTTGCTAATAAATCTGAGTTATGATTTATTTCATTTTGCACTGCCCTATTCAAATAGATATGCTTTTATTCTTGACAAATCTCTGCTCATCAAACTAGCAAAATTTCTTGATAAGATTGTGATCATTTTTCTCTTGAGGAGCTGTGTTCTTCATTAGTTCATCATGATATCGGTTTCTGATTTTGCCAAATGCTCATAGCTCGTCTGCATGTCTGACTTAACTATTtgcagtttttttttcaaaaaaaaccataggaatattttttaaaaaaagagataAAATTATAGTATTATGATGGTgataaattaaaagttaaaatggTATAAATTAGTCTTTTCAGTACATTTGCTCAAACTTTTCATTCTATTCCTTCTACTTACTTCTGAGTAATTCTGATGAAGCTGTTTATGATACTATTTTCAAGgcatgtttttatttctttttcttttcatatttttttttagtgaAGTGGAACAGAAGAACTCCTGATTCTTGACTACTGACTAGATTCATCATGTTCTTTTTGCCATTTTCCTAAGCTATTACTTCTGATAGATTATCTTCTGAAGACTTTGATTGTTTCCCCATTCTTCCACCATTTGCTATTGCCAACTTAAGTTCTGATGAACAAGCAGTTTTAGAATGATGAGAAGCTTATGATATATGATTATCTTCCTTCTGTCAAGGTCTTCTCCCTTTTACATGGTATATGTTTCTTTAACTCCATGTCTTTGCACTAATAATGCTTCTTGACTCAATAAACAAATACATGTAGTTTGAGAACTCGTGTTACTGATAGTGCAACATTTAATCTACTTTGAGAACTGAGTACATCCACTACCTCAGATTACTCTAACTAGTCGCATTGTTTTCTGCTTGACTAGTTGCAGTTTTGGCTGAATATATAAATTTACAGATTTCTTCTGCTCTAAATTGTTGGATGTGAATTGTGGAGTTCCTGATAGTCCAATTGGGATGGTGGCAAACATGGATAGATCCTGTTTTATTTGGGGAAGCCTTTGAGGATTTTATGAAAATCAATATTTCTTTTCATGGAAGGGTATGATACAATACATGCTGATACCTTGGGAACGATTTCCCATTCAGCTCACCGAACTCAGTGGCTCAGATCCACATCAATAGGCCCGTTGACCAATCGGCCACGTGGCATCAGGCCATGTTGACTCTACAGCAGCCCTCCCTCACCCCTTTCAGTCTCTATGCGCTTGGCTTTCCAAGCAGCCTTTAGCACAGGAGTCCACTAAGAGTCAGCTCTGCACATAACTTAACCCTCTGAACAATGTGGATTTCTATTCACCCTTGCATAATGGGTTTAACCACTAAAAGGACTGCAAACTCTAGTCCACTGCAAATGTGACCCTGATAGAGATGAATGTGGCCCTTGTATATGGTGGGTGCATGAAGTCTATGATATAATGATACAGACATCGATTTTTAGGAATTGATGATCATGGTTATTTTATCATAGGAATTGATGATCATGATTATTTTATCATGCACCTAATatatgtgtatctatatttattttcttCCATATCTGTGAGGCTGACACTAAGTGTAAGTAgtccgtgatagttttgatgtgattaaccaagtcaaattaggcTTTGCGTATTTACTGCCTTACATCTAAGAGTGCAGGGATTTAGAaatgcaagaagtcgagcggtagatgtggcagacgagaaggatgacatgagaatcgagtcgacgggctcggtacatccgagggatgagaagttttAGAAGAGTATGCTAGTGGAACGAGAAGGATGCACATGGCGTTTTCGAGGGACaaaaagccggagcagaagactgcttGACGAGAAGGCCatagttggattcgggtgagctcaactcttgaAGGTTGGAGGATCACCTAAGCGACCGGAGATAAAGCCAACGATCGGAGAATGCTCCAGACGAGTTAGCACTGGGCTAACTGGTCCGGGCACCTAGAtcgtccgagtgcccggaccaccAGGGTGCCGAACAGGCGCCTCGTCGCAATGGATCACTCTTCTGGTCCACGTCAGCAACGGTCCGAGTGCTTGGAGATGGTCCAAGCTTCTAGATATGAAAAATTCTATCTTTCAACCGTTGCGCGTAGATAAACTTTGCCACGCTAGAGAGGCACCCAGATCACTATCCAGGTGCCCGTAGTCCGCCAAGTCAACAACTGATAAGTTTGACCAAagcactataaatagagctctagtTCACTTAGTTTAGAACAACACCTGTATTACTTCTTCGATTTCTATTTTAGTGTTCGTACTTCAACTtctataagaggcttcttcgcctagaTCAAGTAGAACTTTGTTAGTGCTTTCAACATATTGGATTAATAacatccccggttgtaaccaaataaaaaccgatagcattttttttaaacaatttatttttgattttataaCAAGTGTTTTCTAATCAAAGTTGAAAGTTGTGAGTGTTGGGACATCCGGAGGGGGTGTGTGAATAGCTCGTTCGCTTCACTTAAATGATGATGTTACAGGGGAAAAACTCGAAGCAAATCtccccaatgctaacacaaatgATTACTTGTTATCCACCTTAAGATCATGTAACTAATCTAAAGATCTACACtcgagcacactctccactatgaaaacactgtTTCTCGGAAAcaatccggaggtggagaaacctcgtacgcACTCACACAAGCATACAAGTGAAAACCTCTTCTTACTTGATTTCTTGTAacttgtagatgcctcttgagTCTTGGAAGTACAataacacttgtctccaagaaccTTTGAGAACCGGCGACAATGGCGGAAAGAAGAGCATGAGTGATTGGTGAAAAGTTGCGCATTTAAACCTCGCCAACGACTTTATTTTGTCACGATATAGGGCTCCTAATCGATTTAacctgctcccaatcgattgccacgtcagatctaATCAATTCCAACCGTCTAAAGCTCGCAACCTATGCAATGGTCATAtctcaatcaatcggctgatcgattgagctagctggatcgatcaactgattgatccaGATGACTTTTGTGCTTTTATAGAAGACCCTGGGATTGATTGACCTCCTTCCTAATCGATCCAGCACAGCTCTTACTGTACATCACGAAAACCCCTCTCCGATCGATCAACTAATTGATTTGAGTAGcataatcgatcggctgatcaattggggagaGCACATTGTGCTCTCGAGAATGGCTGCTAATCGAATTGATCGATTGGGTTGCCATTGCTCAtgggactctcccaatcgatcaactaatcaattgagcTATGGTTtaattgatcacctgatcgattgaccaatcctaacttgcttaactcaagtctagggtttccAAACCCAATATCCAGTCAATCGTAACCTGTCGAGACTCCTCATTGcctagtatctagtcaaccttgacctgttgggacttcgtcATCATGTGTttggtcaattctttgacccacttggactttttctcctaGTACTAGTGTCTTGTCAACCTTGAttcacttggacttatcatctcatGCTAAATGTCTGGTTCTCCATGACTCACTTGTACTTCCACTCACTAAATGACCGGttaactttgacccacttgaatttctactacctagctttactcattagGATTTACTTACTGTCTAACTTCATTCACTAAGACTtttccacctgacttcactctccaagatttccatctacctaactttactcactaggacttcttaactgtctgacttcactcaccaggactttctcacttcatagctttactcactagggcttttcacctgacttcactcacaaagatttccatctacctaacttcactcactaggacttcttatcTGTCTACCTTCagtcactagggctttccaatttgcctgacttcactcatcaggatttttcacaccaagtgtccggttaacactgatctacttggattttcttcttctgccaaccttatccttgtctaacctttagttaggactttctagtcaagtatcctaTCAACTTTGATCTATGATGCGGCGATGGAGGGACGTCTATCTGGTACGAGGTCAACTGtcaaggtggaggtcaaagttaaggtggtcaACACTCGGGTGTCAAAGGGCCGAACGGAGGACAATTACAATGGTCATTCGGGCGGTTAGGCCCCGACCGACAGGAAACGGGTCCGAGCAGACCCCCATTCCAATTCAGGATGATACGCAAGACAACCGATTCTCAATACGGAGCAGCAGGACGCCGAGGGAGACCGCATAACTTGTCTTAATAAAGGAAGATATGTTACTACACTGTCACAGCATAGAAGAACCACGGAGGTCGATAGAGTGGAGGTCACatctaccccgctcggccaagctgcTACCCCGCTTGGTCAAGCAGCGAGACCTGGCCATGGACGGAGTGGAGTCCCAGTCgagtggctaccccgctcggccaagcaacgggaccactgtagtatctctcgacattcttttgggagatagtaccactgacacgaggcatggtcgacaggCGGATCGTACGACAGAAGTTTCTACTGCcacatcagggatatgcatgccctgttaaagtatggtgtcagaggtactttcctgacaagATCCTTTATGGGATACATGGGAGAGTGTGCCTATGCCTTGAGAAGTGTGTACGCTAtccaccagggctctatataaaggggggtccatcacCGACAGAGGTACGCGTTATCTACTGTTTGCGCATAGTGCTACTGTTGCTTTGCTTCTCCACATTTTCCGGTGATTAACTTGAGCGTCACAGGGCCAACGTCGGGATCCCTTCcttggctcgacactgacgttaATTATTTTACAGAGCGGAGCGAGGTCCACAGCCGATCAGTGGAGCCGCCACCTTTCTAGCTTTCCAACTTCacgttttcggacaggatcaacataCATTAAAATGAataatttcaaaagaaaatatactatagctacatTATGTATTATGACATGACATGTGATATTTTTCATGATGATATGTGATCTTGTcgagaagctgagaagacgaacctgccagtgtgacgtgtctggaaggttgaccgcatcctcatGACCCAGCTGATGAGCTGtctcctgtgttgaccaagtcgttcGAAGTCTTCTGGTCAACAGTACCTGTATCCAGTGACCGagtt
The genomic region above belongs to Zingiber officinale cultivar Zhangliang chromosome 11A, Zo_v1.1, whole genome shotgun sequence and contains:
- the LOC122031452 gene encoding uncharacterized protein LOC122031452, coding for MVCVHLASVFHPHPLHIGEESQDQQEPALEFSFEDLVHEALRYKAQAPGASAASSLNTLLQDYAYRALVRPITGVTYNGTLPMNLTGMRIAAVRLRSGSLRRKGISYKEFQIPLGLIVQPYVERLVLVYHNLGNWSSFYYPLPGYTYLTPVLGLLAYDATNLSAINLPELSIVVSGLFISINFTSVTPVRSGAIARCVWFGVNGTSNFQELVSSNTCSSIYGLGHFSIVVDSSEIAPSEAPSLLPGPGPGPVPSPSGSKNSNSKAWRIVGGVVGGLVALVVLTLFVYCIHRARKKKKMVQLEQHADAGVPLQTARIGNTPIPVASGTRTQPLLENELVA